DNA sequence from the Methanocellales archaeon genome:
GGACCGGTGGACGCACTGAATAACACCTATGTTGAAGTAATGCAGTTGAACTTCTCGGCAACGTTCGGGATGGAAAACGTGAACATCACGGGAATCAACCTGACCGCAATGGGTACGGATCCATACAACGACACATGGGGAGTTGGACTCATCAACGATACAAATGCCAATGGTCTGATTGATGCCGGTGAAGCAGTAATTGGAAATGGCACATTCGATGTAAACGGCACGGCAGTAATCAATTTCGACTTTGTAGAGTATTGGAATCTGACGGTCAATGGCTCGGCTGTGCAAGAATGGGCAAATCAAACGTTCAACAACACGATCGTTTACGTGAATACGAGCAGCAACTTCAATGCCAGCGACTGGCTGCAGTTGAGACTGGAGAGCTACAACGCGACGGGCGTTACTTCCGGTCAATCGTTAACCGCTTTCGGTACGACGATAACGTCCAACAAGCTCACCGGAACAGGGAACGTGACCGCTATGGATGGAGCCAGTGATGTGCTTAATGAAACAGTTATAAAGTCTGGTGTGAACACCAGCGTAGTGGTCTGGCAACTAAAACTCACGGCAGGAGCGGCTGAGAACATCACCATAACCAGCATAGACATATCAGAAAACGGAACCGCCAATGCGGCAACAGATATTGCAAGCATCTACCTGGTGAACGATACAAATGCGAATGGACTATGGAACACGACAGCAGGTGACAGCGGTATCATTTCGAACGCAGGAACATTCACCGCCGATGATGGTACAGTAACGCTGACGCTGACTGCAAACAACACGGTACTTGCAGGGAATTCTGTTAATTACCTGCTGGTTGTGAACACAGCATCCACGTTCTACGAGGGAGAAACACTGTCGTTCTTCATTAACAGGTCAGCTCCAAACGGAGAGCCAACAAGAGTACAGGGAATGATTGCAACCGGTGCAACTTCGGAAACAACCGTTTACAACAACTTCACATTCAGTCCAGCTTCGAACAAAACAATTGGGTCTGCCTGCATTGACGTCTACGACACGACACAGACAACAGTAGCAATATATAACCAAACTGCCACCAACAAAGAGGTTCTCAGGGTGAACTTCAGTGCACCACAGGGAGCAGTGAACATAACGAACATAACGCTGAGGGAGAACGGATCTGCACTGGTAGCACCTGGCGGAGGCATTCAGAATGTCAGTGTTTGGTACAATGGCGTGTGTTACAATAGCACCTTGGCCAGTTTGTGGTCAGAGAACGGAACACTCCGCATAGAGACGGTGGGCATGGTCGTTAATGGCACGACCAACGAGGTTACGATAAAAGTGAACACGACATCCGCTCTTGCAACTGGCCAGACAATAAACTTCGAACTCAACAGGACGTTAGGCAACGGATACAACGCATCGGGCAATGTTTCATTGAATATTACCTCCAGTCAGACAGGCAACATAAGCAACCTGATTACGGTGCAGGGTGCACCATCAGGCGAGATATCCTTGAAGGCAGGTTGGAACTTCATTTCCGTGCCGAAGAAGCAGGATACCACCAAGGATACCTTTGGAGAGTTACTCGCTGGATGGACGACATGGACTGCATATTCATACAATGCAGCTACGAGTAGTTGGACATCGTTGACTGCGAGCAGTTCAATCAATGACGATGTGTTAGCCGGTTACTGGGTCTACGTTGATACTGCGGGAACAGTCTATCTGTCTTACAAAGACGCAAGTTATTTACCACCACCAAGCAAAGCGCTTACAGGCAATGCATGGAATGCGATAGGCTTCTCGAACACTACTGCTCAGACTGCTGAGAATACATTGAAATCAGTGGATGGTTCGTGGAGCACAGTGATTGGATGGGATGCAACAAGCCAGAGCTATCAGGATGCAATCATCGAGGGTGACTTGACATCAACCATGAATCCCTTCCAGGGTTACTGGGTATGGATGACACAGGACGACACACTATCCGCAATAAGTGCCTAGTCAAAGCGCAACACAACAACAAAAAACAAAGATAGGGAGAATCAATCTCCCTAACATCTTTTTTTATTTTTATTTTCTTTTAATTTCATTTTTTCATTGTTGATAAATACCAGTAGTTGATGGGAATGGCAAGAAAAACAAAAATTTATATTGTATATGGTAGTAAGTAAAGCGGAAAATACAATAAAATAAAAGATGGATGTGAGGATGAAGGGCTATAATAAAAAACAGCTGTTGTATGCTATCTTGATCGTCTCTTTTTTGATGCTATTTTCGACTGTCGTGGTAGAAGCACAAGCACCAGTATTACCCTGTAGTTTTTATGGCAACGTTACCATCGATGGGAAGCCTGCGCCCATAGGGACCGAGATCACAGCGAAAATGGATAATAAAACCTGTGGAAATATGACTGTAAGAGAAGAAGGTAAATATGGGGAATCAGCTGGGGAAAAATTAAGTGTGACCGGAAATATAGCGGACGAAAACAAGATAATTTCGTTCTACGTGGACGGAGATGAGGCGGAGGAAAAAGCTACATGGCAAATTGGAGGAGTTAACCGTCTGGATCTTAGCGTTAAGAAATCGAACATACAGACCCCTTCAAGTCCACCCTCTAGTGGTAGCGGGGGGATAAGTCCAACCACGCCTGCACCAACGCCATCGTCCACTCTGGTTCCTGCGCCAACTCCAACCCCTACACCAACTTCTACTCCAACACCAACGCCTACCCCAACACCAGCACCAACACCAGCACCAACTTCAACACCCCTACCAACACCAGCTCCTACACCAACATCAACTCCCACTCAAATGCCAACAACTACACCGACTCCCGCTCCTGTTTCTACTCCAAGACTATCGCTCATATCTGAGAGACCATCCTCTGAGAAGCCATCGAATGCCTTTGACTTAAATTCAGAGAAAATTATGCTAGTCTTTGGTATAATTTTGGTTGTATCAGCTTTGGTTGCATTAATGTTATATCGACGCAAAGGCGAGAAACTTTAGAGATACGAACTGCATTTGTCTATTAAACCAAAAAGCTTTATTATATAGTAAGAAGTTTAATAAATAGTAAAGTCCAATACCTGAAGGGGCGTAAAGATGAGGCAAATAAGGGGAGATTTAATAAGAAAGTCGACTTCGATCGGCGTCATTGGAATGCTTATACTTTCGATGTTAACTATGATGGCAGTGCCATCAGTATCGGGAGTTGACGTCTTTCTACCTGCTAGTTTTTATGGAGACGTAACTGTGAATGGGGAACCCGCACCCGTTAATACAGTGGTTACAGGAAGAATAGTTGATGCCGTAGGATCACCTGGTCAGGGTAACATAACGGTAACCGAAGCAGGCAAATATGGCGTGGCTGCTGGTGAGAAATTAGGTGTTTCAACTGATAACGAAAATGATAACGAAAAAACGATAGAATTCTACATAAAACTTCCTTCCGGGTCGGAAGGCAAAGCGGATCAAACCGCGACTTTTTCCATTGGTGGTATTACCAAATTGAATTTAACCGCTACGGTGGTAATAGGGACGCCACCAACCATAACATCCTATTCACCTACCGATACCACACCGAATGATTACGAGGCTGCGACAAGAACGTTCTCGGTCACCGTTGATCAGCCGACAACAGTGGCATGGAGTATAAATGGAACCGTGGTCGAAACAGATGCAGGCGTACCTGCTTCTACAGCCGCCAGTTATACGAATGGGAGTGCTGTCGAAGGTTATTGGTCAGTTTCTGCGGTTGCAACGAACGTTACCTCAGGGTTGTCTGATACACAGACTTGGGAGTGGATGGTGGAGGACATAACGCCACCGGCAAAGGTAACTGGATTGACAAGTGACACACCCACTCTTACCACCGTTAACCTTACGTGGGATGCAAGTACAGCCTCAGACTTTTTAAAATATAGCGTGTACAAGAATGGGGCACTATTGGACAATACCACAAATACATATTATAATGTAACTGGTTTGGAGGCCAGCACAACTTACTACTTTAACGTTTCCGCATGGGATGATAGCGACAATGAAGGAGAATTGAGCGCTGGTGTTACCATAACGACGGCTTCCTACCCTGCACCAATTATTGTGGGTTATAACAACGTAACAGGCAGTTCACTCAGTATAACGGTTAACGAAATGGAAGCAATACGGTTCAATGCAACTGCCGATCAAGCTATTACCACTTGGAATTGGTTCAGGGATGGGGTAAATCAGATTTGGAATTACGATAGCTTTGAAACGTGCTGGAGCGTTAACGGAACCTACAGCGTTGCCGTGAATGCTACCAATGCAAATGGCACATCGAACACGGTTACATGGACGATCGTGGTGAATGACATAACTTCGCCAGCGATGGTGACGGGATTAACGAATGGCACGCCAAGTTCCACTGGGGTTGATTTGTGGTGGACAGCAAACACAGAAGCGGACCTCGTCGGATACAGGGTATATCAGGACGGTTTGTTACTTGTAACCACTGCTAACGCCTACTACAGCGTAACCGGATTATCGCCAGCCACGACATATACATTCAACGTTTCGGCATATGATGACAATGCTTTGGAAGGCGAGAACGCAACCATAAGTGTGACCACATCGCTCTATTCGGCACCAACGATCACTTCCTACACCATATCTAATCGCACCATTGCACCGCCGCAGACCACTGATATAGATGTGGCATTTTCGGAAGTGGTGGAAGCCTGGATACAAATCGAGGATTCAAACCACAACCTTGTGAAGGAATTGTATCACAGCTCCAGCGTAACCAATCCGACCGCTAAGACTTGGGATGGGACCTACACGAATGCAACCGTTGTTCCAGATGGCACCTATTACGTAAACGTTACGGGAATAAACGCAACAACTGGCTTGAGCGTGGTTGACAATACGCAGAGTATCGTGGTGGCATCTGAGGTAACCATTCAGTACAACCTCGTCAAGAATCCCGGAAGCACGGGCAAGAACTGGATCAGCATACCGCTCACCACAAACATCACAACCGCATCCCAACTGATGTCTGTAATAGGGTCCAACTGCGATGCAGTCAACCGATGGAATCCTGTTACCCAGAAACCAGAAGGCTGGATCTCACTGATGGGCGGCATGGGCACTAACTTTGCAATAGTGCCTGGCGAAGGCTACGAGGTATCGGTTACTGCGAATACGACCTTCAGCGTGACAGGTGCACCTGCAACCATCAGCCAGATTGACCTCGTCAAGAAACCCGGAAGCACGGGCAAGAACTGGATCGGTTTGCCCTACGACACCACGCTTACGTCTGCATCTACGGTGATGAGTTCAATAGGATCCAACTGCGATGCAGTCAACCGATGGAACCCTGTTACTCAGAAACCAGAAGGCTGGATCTCACTGATGGGCGGCATGGGCACTAACTTTGCCATCGTAACGGGCAGGGGATACGAGGTATCGGTCACAGGCAATGTGACCTGGACACCTGTTTGAATTGAATGCACTGATGGTGCATTCATTCCTCCCTTTTTATTTTCATTTACGGGCTGGCACATCGGATAAAATAAAGTAGGGAAGGCATAATCACAAAATGGTGAGGTGAGAGGAAATGCTGAAAAATAAGTTCATTTTTATTTCGGTTTTGATGGTGGCTTTTCTGGCACTGGCAAGCGGGGCCCAGGCAGCCCACTGGATTGCTGGTACTGTCAACGATGCAGCAGACGGCAAGCCTGCTGATGGGCATACGGTCATCATATACTATCTGGGCGACGAAGCCCGTAATAATTCTGGCATCATAGGTCCAACGGTTGAGAATCCTGATATTTTAAATAACAAGTACCAGATTGATGCCCAAGCGATTCCAGGCCATACATGGAAAGAAGGCGATGTAATCTATGCGAAAGTAATTGACAACGGAGACGGCTATACTGCTGGACCGGTTTCCGTGACTACAACAGGTGCAGGATACGATGTTGAGCCTGACATGACCCTTCAAGCCTCTGTAATGGCGAATGCAGGTCCTGACCAGATGGTTGATGAAGATGTTATAGTATATTTCAACGGCTCAGCCTCCACTATGGCAGTCAATTACTCCTGGGACTTCGATGCCAGCGATGGAATCCAGGAGGATGCTACAGGAGTTAACGTGAGCCATGTCTATGCCGATCCCGGTGTATATACAGTAACCCTCACCATAAACGCCGGAGCGAGCAATGACACCCTAATAGTCACCGTAAACGACATCACGTCCCCAACAGCCAATGCAGGTTCGGATCAGACCGTTTTAAACGGTACAACAGTGACATTTAACGGCACCTTATCCACCGATAACGTCGCCATAGTAAACTACTCTTGGGACTTCGATGCCAGTAACGGCATCCAGGAGGATGCTACAGGTGCTGTTGTGACCTATCTTTATCCCGCTTTTGGCACCTACACGGCAACCCTTACCGTATCTGACGCAGCAGGCAACAATGACACGGACACGGTCAATATAACTGTCACGGAGGTCAGAGCAGATGCAGGTCCTGACCAGACGGTTGATGAAGACACGGTGGTCTATTTCAACGGTTCCAACTCTTCAGGTGCGTTAAACCACTCCTGGGATTTCGATGTAAGCGACGGCATCCAATCAGATGCCACAGGAGTTAACGTGAGCCATATCTACGCTCAACCAGGCGTTTACACCGTAACCCTCACCATAAACGCCGGAGCGAGCAATGACACCCTTGTCGTCACAGTGAATGACATCACGCCCCCAACAGCCAACGCAGGTCCAGATCAGAACGTTCTAAACGGCACTCTTGTGCAATTCAATGGAACGTTATCCACCGACAATGTCGCTATAGTAAACTACTCCTGGGACTTCGATGCCAGCGATGGCATTCAAGAGGACGCTACAGGTGCTGTTGTGACCCATCTTTATCCCGCTTTTGGCACCTACACGGCAACCCTTACCGTATCTGACGCAGCAGGCAACAATGACACTGACATAGTCAACATCACCGTCGCGGCAATAATAGCAGATGCAGGTCCTGACCAGACGGTTAACGAGGACATCGTAGTCTATTTCAACGGCTCAGGCTCTTCAGGTGCGTTAAACTACTCTTGGGATTTCGATGCAAGCGACGGCATCCAATCAGATGCCACAGGAGTTAACGTGAGCCATATCTACGCTCAACCAGGCGTTTACACCGTAACCCTCACCATAAACGCCGGAGCGAGCAATGACACTCTAACGGTCACAGTAAAGGATGTAACGCCACCGACAGCCAATGCGGGTCCCAACCAAATTGTATTAAACGGCACTTTTGCTGAATTCAATGGATCATCATCCACCGATAACGTCGCTATAGTAAACTACTCCTGGGACTTCGATGCCAGCAACGGCATTCAGGAGGATGCTACAGGCGCTATAGTAACCCATCTTTACCCAACCTTTGGCACCTACACGGCAACCCTCACCGTATCTGACGCAGCAGGCAACAATGACACTGACACCGTTAACGTCAGCGTAGTGCCTTCAGTTGCACCCATTGGATTGACAGTGGTGTTAAATGCGGATAATACGGTCACATTA
Encoded proteins:
- a CDS encoding fibronectin type III domain-containing protein; translated protein: MRQIRGDLIRKSTSIGVIGMLILSMLTMMAVPSVSGVDVFLPASFYGDVTVNGEPAPVNTVVTGRIVDAVGSPGQGNITVTEAGKYGVAAGEKLGVSTDNENDNEKTIEFYIKLPSGSEGKADQTATFSIGGITKLNLTATVVIGTPPTITSYSPTDTTPNDYEAATRTFSVTVDQPTTVAWSINGTVVETDAGVPASTAASYTNGSAVEGYWSVSAVATNVTSGLSDTQTWEWMVEDITPPAKVTGLTSDTPTLTTVNLTWDASTASDFLKYSVYKNGALLDNTTNTYYNVTGLEASTTYYFNVSAWDDSDNEGELSAGVTITTASYPAPIIVGYNNVTGSSLSITVNEMEAIRFNATADQAITTWNWFRDGVNQIWNYDSFETCWSVNGTYSVAVNATNANGTSNTVTWTIVVNDITSPAMVTGLTNGTPSSTGVDLWWTANTEADLVGYRVYQDGLLLVTTANAYYSVTGLSPATTYTFNVSAYDDNALEGENATISVTTSLYSAPTITSYTISNRTIAPPQTTDIDVAFSEVVEAWIQIEDSNHNLVKELYHSSSVTNPTAKTWDGTYTNATVVPDGTYYVNVTGINATTGLSVVDNTQSIVVASEVTIQYNLVKNPGSTGKNWISIPLTTNITTASQLMSVIGSNCDAVNRWNPVTQKPEGWISLMGGMGTNFAIVPGEGYEVSVTANTTFSVTGAPATISQIDLVKKPGSTGKNWIGLPYDTTLTSASTVMSSIGSNCDAVNRWNPVTQKPEGWISLMGGMGTNFAIVTGRGYEVSVTGNVTWTPV
- a CDS encoding PKD domain-containing protein; this translates as MLKNKFIFISVLMVAFLALASGAQAAHWIAGTVNDAADGKPADGHTVIIYYLGDEARNNSGIIGPTVENPDILNNKYQIDAQAIPGHTWKEGDVIYAKVIDNGDGYTAGPVSVTTTGAGYDVEPDMTLQASVMANAGPDQMVDEDVIVYFNGSASTMAVNYSWDFDASDGIQEDATGVNVSHVYADPGVYTVTLTINAGASNDTLIVTVNDITSPTANAGSDQTVLNGTTVTFNGTLSTDNVAIVNYSWDFDASNGIQEDATGAVVTYLYPAFGTYTATLTVSDAAGNNDTDTVNITVTEVRADAGPDQTVDEDTVVYFNGSNSSGALNHSWDFDVSDGIQSDATGVNVSHIYAQPGVYTVTLTINAGASNDTLVVTVNDITPPTANAGPDQNVLNGTLVQFNGTLSTDNVAIVNYSWDFDASDGIQEDATGAVVTHLYPAFGTYTATLTVSDAAGNNDTDIVNITVAAIIADAGPDQTVNEDIVVYFNGSGSSGALNYSWDFDASDGIQSDATGVNVSHIYAQPGVYTVTLTINAGASNDTLTVTVKDVTPPTANAGPNQIVLNGTFAEFNGSSSTDNVAIVNYSWDFDASNGIQEDATGAIVTHLYPTFGTYTATLTVSDAAGNNDTDTVNVSVVPSVAPIGLTVVLNADNTVTLTWVESLLGNFDIYASNTSGVSLVTPIATGYGYSWTDNDADAYSHRYYKVRAKGIIGSETIAKYDVNLVKKPGGTGKNWISMPENPAITNASSLMKAIGPTCDSINRWNPVTQKPEGWISLMGGMGTNFAVTPYEGYEVSVNANTTFTVVGIMGY